The stretch of DNA CGCTGGCCTTGCTCATGTCGAGTGTGGCACCGTGACGGGCCTTTAGCTCGCCCATCACGCGACCCATATCCTTGATACCTTCCGCACCGATCTCTGCCTTGATCGCGGCGATCGCGGCGCGAGTCTCGTCCTCGCCCATCTGCTTGGGCAGGAATTCCTCGATCACAGCCAGTTCGACCTTTTCCTTGTCGGCAAGCTCCTGCCGCCCACCGGCCTCGTACATTTCGATCGATTCGCGGCGCTGCTTGGCCATCTTGAGCAGCACGTCAGTCACCAACTCGTCGTCTTCGGGCTTTCTCGAGGCCGTGCGTAGCTCGATATCGCGATCCTTGATCTTCGCACCGATCAGGCGGAGCGCGGCTGTGCGGTCCTTGTCCTTCGCCTTCATGGCAGTGACGGTTTCGGCCTGGATTGTCTCGCGGAGCATGAGAATACCTGTATCGCTATAGGATGGAGTTGGTTCGCCCATGTAGG from Erythrobacter mangrovi encodes:
- a CDS encoding GatB/YqeY domain-containing protein, whose amino-acid sequence is MLRETIQAETVTAMKAKDKDRTAALRLIGAKIKDRDIELRTASRKPEDDELVTDVLLKMAKQRRESIEMYEAGGRQELADKEKVELAVIEEFLPKQMGEDETRAAIAAIKAEIGAEGIKDMGRVMGELKARHGATLDMSKASGLVKEALS